TCTGATAATATAATAAGACTGGCAGCTGCAACCTGAGAGCAGTTTTGTTAGGAGATGAACAGGTTAGATGCTCAGACTGCTAGTGATGGTGTCTAGAAGAAAAGCATAAGAAGATATTAAAAGAAGGTCGCTCTTGTTGCAGATCTGCTCTGAGCTTGAAGAGTCTTCCAGCTGGTCTCTGTCTGGTGAACTGGAAGCTCCTGAGAATCTTCAGGTCTACCACATTCCGATAAACACTGCCACATCCTCTGGCACTCCTCCTCTGCTGGAGGAAGAGATCCGGGGCATCCTCAAGGACTTTATGGACAGGCGGAGTTCTGTATTAGCCTGCCATCCTAGCAGCAGGACATCTTCCACGGAGGGAGTAGCCGGCAGTGTGGAGTTCTCCCAGGGTTCATCCGGTATCAATGACATGGATGGTTCTGACATAGAGAGAGCTGATGGAGGCAATGGAGATGTGGTGGCAATAGCAAGGTATAAAATGGATCAGCCATTAGTTTAGATATTTGTGTTTTAGACTAACTTCTGTCtataacattatttatttatcttaacAGGGTGATGGCAGACACTGAAGAAGACCCAGGAGGTGGTGGAGTCAGTGCTGGTGGAGAGCTAGTGAGTCCTGACAGTGGTATGACCACCATCCGTAGCAGCCGGTCCTCCAAGGAGAGTTCAGTGTTCCTTAGTGATGACAGTCCAGTTGGTGAGATTATAGCCAGTGGAGGTTCGGCAGCAGGGCCGGGAGGTCTTTTCCTGAGAAACCCCTCCCCCTTGGGGTTGTTatctctctcccctcctgtccCACCAGAAAGAAGGAAGCACCGCTCAAGCAGAAACAGAAGTGACAACTTTGACCTGTTTAGTTTTGACCCATTACACAGCAGTGACCAGTCCATGCCAGCCGGAGAGGAGGCAACAAATTctggagaaagaggagatgaAGCTGAAAGACGAGCAGGGAGCTCCAGCTTATCAGAACTTGATGAGCTAAGCTTGTTGGATTTCTCTGCTACCAATTCATTAGGAGGGCTTGGAAGTGGAGGTTCTTCAGCTGaccaccatgggcaactccatgGTAATGAATTGATTGACACTGTGGTTCCTCCAACCCCAGTCAATAGCCTGGTGGGCAGCCGCCCGCCCAGCAGCTGTGGGGTCAGATTCTTCCCAGAGGATGTAGTTGAGAGGATCAATGgcctgcagcacaaagacaGTGTGTCGTCATCCTTGTCAGAGACCTGGGATGAACTTGGCTTTGACACACATGGAGCGCTTTCTTCAAGTGATAACAACACCTTCAACAGGCTCAGAGACTCTGAGAGTCCACTTAACATCGTGGAAGACATGAGAGGCAAGGACTCAGTCAGTGAcatgacagaaagagaaaagagagaagagaatgGCCACCAGACCAGAAAGACTCTTGAACCCCAACTCAGTCTGATCACTGAGCAGACTGAATCACATGACAACTGGAACCCAGGTTCTCTACGTCAGGATCAGTTTAACACTGTTACTTTGGCTGATCTTCAGTTAACACCACCAGAGGATGACGTAGCAAGAAAATACCAAGCTGCTGTCACTGGAGGGAAAGATAGAACATCTTCTTtgtcaaaaaagaaaacaatcctCAACACGTTAACTCCAGACACatctaaagaagaagatgaaggtcTTCAAGGCAAAAAAGGAGGCCAACAGAAAGACCTCCTGGACTTTTGGACGTACTCAGCTCAGAAAGGGTTTCTGAAATCTGACAGTGGAACCACCACATCCTACCCTGAATCACTAGATATGTGGAATATGACAATCAGAGATGACAGCCTCTCACctctcacaacccctgacaaCTTGTCTGACACCTCAGGTTCCTTCTGCGGGATGACCTCCAATATTAGGAGCGGCACATCTGTGGAAAGTCCACTGGGATACTCAGCTGTTGGAATGGAGATGTGGAACACCACCATACAGGAAGACAGCTCTTCCACTGTAACAAGCCCAGAAGGACCTGAAAATGCAAAGGACCTGAGTCACATGGGATCATTAGATGGCAGTGATGCTTTCGAGGCACAGGCAAGCAAAAAGGAAGAAAACGTAAAGGTcaaagaggaacaggaggaagtTGGGTGGAGAGGTAATGAAACCAATGTGAAAATAGTCATAGAGGCTGTCGAAGGTTTAACGCAAGGTGAAGAAACAGGGGATGAACACATGCAGAGTGTTCAGGAACAACCAGATGCTGAGACCTATCAAGGCTCTGACATGTGGGACCTGTCTGTTCATGGCATGGTCACCTCCACATCCGAGTACGACAACGTAGGAGCTGGGACGTGGAGCCAGACATCCTCTCCTGACACCTACTCCAGCCCTATAGTGGACCTGATACAGCTAGAGGCACAGTCTAGCCCCTTTATAGCTGTCGCCAAACCTATGCATACAGATGAGAGGTACACTCAATACCAGACAGCTGAGGATGCAGAATGCAGAAATATAAATCCAGATCAAGATCCACCAGCCAACCAGGTGTTCCTGTTTGGGGGAACTAGTGAACACGGTCACATGAACAGGAGTCTGGGAGGTTCCGTTGAGAGTAAGTATGGCAACGAAGACAGACAGGGCTCAGCAGAGGCTGATTGGATagaacaacatgctgaacattCCCCATTTGTTTTGGTGGAAAACAATTTCACTCAAATCCAGGCTGACCAATCATTACACCAACCAGATCCAGCAACATCGTCACAGGATCTGCCAAACAGGAGGGCAGGCAAGTCTACTAATGAACAGCAAGAGGAGgctaacaaaaacaacagtgtaaATGTTGAGGACAAAATAACTGAAGCTATGTCTCTGAGCTCCAGCCCCGGAGGGGAGAGGGACAAACTGCACAGCCCTGATGGCCTTCACACAGGTAGTCAAGATAAACTCGAGTCCAGTTCTGATGGAGATTCATTCTCAGGCCTAGAAATGGAGTACATCATTGTGTCTGGCACagtgaaagaaacaaagaaagagtGTAATTATAAACAAGATGAGAGGCAATCTAAAGTCACAAGAAAGCCCATGGAGACATTTAGCATGCTGTCCTATGCAGCCAAGGTGCTGCAATCTCAGGCTCAAACTGCACATCACCAGGTCAGAGGAGCTGACAGTATTGAGGATCACATGGTGCCAGAAACGGTCCCTCCCAGCCGCTCAAAAAGTAACTCTGAAACTTTTCATCAGCCAGACTCAAGACCACCAAGTTCCAGTCAAACTCAGGTAGAAAATGACAACGAATCCACAATGGTGGCTCGAAGTGTGTCTCCATCATTGCGATATCCATCAGACCACTTCCTGAAAACCAGAGAGGAGGTTTATGTCCATTCACAGATCTCAATGGAGGATTCAGATGAGGGTGGGCAATCACCATCTGCACATCCACCATGTCCAGCCTCTTTGGGTGACTTTCAAGTCTGGGGTGACCAATTAGTGAGACAGGACACGTCTCAAACCACATCTGCACCACAGTCCCCTGCACTCACCAACAGTTCagcctcctgctccagctctctGATTGGCACTCCTATAAGTGAAGTGTGTACTTCTACCGACAAAGGACTTGGATTACCATTCTCAGGAGATTTAATGGAAGAGGAGAAcaatgaggaggagcaggaggaaactGATATGGGGCAAAgcgagagagaagaaaaacaacagttagCATCGTACGACCTTCTGAGTTTTACTGAGGACCTGACGGGAGTTTCTTCATTTCAACAAAGACATTTAGGAACACATGAGCCAAAGATGGAGGAACACCAACAGAACAGAGCGGAATACTATGATGAACAGCCTTTAAGAAGAGACAATCGAGATGGATGGGCTATTGAACAACAGGCAGGAGACCCAGAGGCTTCTCAAGATAGTTATTCAGCTGTTATAAGGTATGAAACATATCACAAATCAAATATTAATATGGcatctgtcaacacacacacgcacaccactCACGGTTTTCTGAGTCTCTACAGTTTTCATTACGGAGTCTGTCAGAGGAATATTAGCATCACTGAACAGACGGAACTGTAAGGCTCGCCAGAGAATTTGAttctggggtgtgtgtgtgtagctatgcactgagagaaaagcttagaaaaatgaatgaatatcaGTAGTATGACAGGAagaggttgtgtgtctgtatatgtgtgagtACAAAAAGTAAGTGCATGTGTTCAACAGCAAGTTTTGATCTGcagcgatgtgtgtgtgtgtgtgtgtgtgtgtgtgtgtgtttataaatctGTTTACGCCTCATTAAATATGCATTACCTGCCTCATTACAGCTGAGCCCCAACACAGCAAATGGAAACTGGTCCCCTAGCTCACTTACAAGGTGTTagtgtgaatgtatgtgtgcaATGGGAGCGTGTGCAACAGAGAGTAAATGTTGTCCATGTAGCTTtagtgtctgtgttttaaaTACAGGATAAAATATGGTTTTAACATCTACATCCTCTGTGTGGATTTAAATATCTTTTCAACATTGGTTCCTTTGCAGCCACACTCTGGTCTGGaggttttaaaaatatgtctacatacaacatttGCCTACAGACCAGATtccatttttagttttttgagAACTCTGAGCCCACACATGCACCACATATCACTGTatgtttaattttttctttttttctgcattaattCCCATCAAAGAAGACACCAGGATGTAACATTACAACTGTCATCTCAGCCACCCAATGAAATCGCTACGTATCAgtggacaggaagtgagaaCACAACTCAGGGTCAAACCCAGTACGGCTACAACTACCACCACATTGACCAAAGAACTGAAAACCAGTGCATgtacacagcctgtgcagataACAAATCCAGCAGTATGCAGAGCACTGCAGATGTCTACGCTGAGTTTACCACAGATGCCACAGCTGCACAGTACAGATCTGAGCAGACTAGAAACTATTTTCAGTCTGGGGACAATGCTCAGTACAGCATGGACGACGCAGGTGTCAAGAGTCAGTATGACTCCGTCAGCACCTCTGAGCTCCACTACCCACATTGTCCATCTGATAGCCAGTATGAGCCAGAGCATTATCAGTATGACGGACAGTCATTCTACCAATCGGGTGTCCAACAAGAGACAGAAGACCATGCACGGTATGTGCCGGAGGGATATGTTCACTTTCTCCTGTCAAGGTGAGCTTTCTTTCATACACCTTGTATAGATTATGTCCAGAGTTTGATCAGTTGTACTGTGTTCAACCACAAGGGAGCAGCATAGAGTAGAATTAAAAACTGATTAAATCATTCTTTGCATTTTTGAGAGATAGATGCCCATAACCAACATACACAagtcaatatttatttattcatttattatttcttATAGCCAACCTAAAAGCATCTTAAATCAGCATTTAGTTTGTGTATCTTGTCTGCACTTGCCTGTTTAATTGTTCCTGTTAGCAATTACAATGCATTTTGGCCCACTTTGTAATTCTGATGACCCACCCCCTCCTTTGGGATACACGACCCTGccctgcttgtttgtgtgtgtgtgtttgcatgtaaacTACAACAGACCCTTTCCATAATTAAGTGGTCATGTGACTGGATTAGTGGCTCAGTCATTTGTGCTGGGAGGAGGCAGGATAAGGGAACAGCAAGCGCCCCAagatttaaaaggaaaaaaaatcttatgtacatgtgtgttctttgtgtgtattaTCATGGATACTGGACTCTCTGTACTGCTTCTCTCTATTGTTAGCTGGCCGTATGCTAATCAGAGTCTGTTAGAGGGGCTTTAGTTGGGGGGGAGGTAGCAACACTGCTCAGTATTGTTTCCTCGGCCCACACGTGCAGCTCAGGAAAGAAGCAGTGAGTCCGCTCCTCTCCATCTACTTTGTCACTTTTAAGTCCAGTGAACAGACTTTAAACTTGTTCCGATTTAATGTCATGGGAACATTTAGATTGTCTTACTTTGTAGATGGTTATCTTTGTCTTGTTTGTCCCGGTACTGTGTGTAGTTGTGCCCCTGGTGGCAGTGGTAGTAGCTATGCTAATTTATGTTGTGGCTCATTATTGTATGTCTATGCCTCTGAGCAGGCACTCCCAACAAGGAGCTGGTGCAGCAGGGACGATGATGAAGATGGCCTCCAGTGAGGAAGCAGCCGAGGAGATGGATAACAGAGAAGGTGAACACAGCTAAGTCTTTGgattgttttttcctgtgtttgctttgtttaaGATTGATATCAACAACGAAGTATGCATTAGGACAATTACTTAGATCTGACAAACTCCATACATACATATCAAAACTTTCTCCTGTTTTCTAACTAAACTCTCTGAATAGACCAACCTTCTTCAGCAGATGTATCAGCTGGGTCCAATCAAAGGAGAAAGTTGGCAGCTCCACCAATGAATGTGTCCCTGGACCGCAGTGAGGGGTCTCTGCTTTCAGAAGATGCCCTGGACACAGAGGATGAGGCCTTGGACACCGGGGATGAGCTAGATGTCAACATAGATGAGTTGGACACACCTGACGAGGGCGACTCGCTGGAGTTCAACAGACCTGGTGGGACAAACAGCTGCATTAACGTTTAGGAGGAGTACACACAGAAGGAATTAGCAATCTGTTGTTCGCACGTCTCACCATCCGTAAATTTTGTTGTCCCAAACAGTTGACTCAGAAGAGTCCAATCTGGGTGCAGGAGCAGCGTCTACTGagcacagagaccacagagcagaTGAGGAGGGCAGGGATGGCAGGCTGTGGCGGACCGTGGTGATCGGCGAGCAGGAGCATCGTATTGACATGAAGTGCATCGAGCCATACAAAAGAGTCATTTCTCACGGAGGTACCTGGAAACCTGCCAGAgtcaacatttttaaatttagtCTCTGCTTGCAGATTTCAGATGTTCACAGTACCGGtagtttaaataataaataatgttaaTATACCACAGTGAAGTACAGTGAAGTAAGCTAATGCAGAAAAAGAGGACGAGCAGTTTACACATCTCTATGTGCTATGATTTAATGGCATATACATATGTGTAAATCATGGAAGAACAGGACAGATCACCTCAAAATCAAATGTTTCTATGTGTCCTGTGGCCTGCTGAAACTTCAGGCTTTTATtgaaaactgaaaacacattttcttaaaaccTCTGCTCTTGTTAAAACAAAGTAACaaaccaataaaacaagatCAAACAAAGTGAAAAGCTTCAGACAGGATGACAGCAGAGGTTCATGCACATGCAGGCTGGAAACAGTGAGTTTCTGTGGTTTGTGTTTCTAGGTTACTACGCTGAGCAGAATGCCATCATCGTCTTTGCAGCTTGTTTCCTACCAGACAGCGACTGTGACAATTACAATTATGTCATGGAAAACCTTTTCCTGTAAGTTTGGTATTAGATGCCATGTTATCGTTTACTATTAATAGAAACCGCATCTTAACACCTGAGAGTCAacacattgttttctgttgtgtcTGTTCCGTGTATGCAGGTATGTAATAAGTACCTTGGAGTTAATGGTGGCAGAGGATTATATGATTGTTTACTTGAATGGCGCCACTCCTCGCAGGAGAATGCCTGGTTTTACCTGGATGAAAAGATGCTACCAAATGATTGACAGGAGGTAATGTTAACGCATATTTAACCTACAGCTTTCTGACATCATATTATGCAATTAGAGAAGATTGTTTGAAATATGTTACAGCATTGAATGACATAATGCTATAAAATCTTTAGATAAATAAATGagttgttcatttttattttttttttaaatgtgctacAGACTAAAGAAAAACCTGAAGATGTTCATCATTGTTCATCCTTCTTGGTTCATACGGACGTTGCTGGGAATCACCAGACCATTCATAAGGTCTGACTGTCAGTTGATCAAGGTTTAAGATTAAGAAGATTAACACACTCCAAAACATACTGGATGAAAACACTGATACTGTGatttctgtttcctgcagcTCTAAGTTCAGTAGTAAGATCAAGTACGTGAATAGCCTGCGGGAGCTTGGAGAAATCATCCCGATGGAGTACGTCCATATTCCACCCAGCATCCTCAAGTAAGTCAACTTTTAAGCTTTACATCTGCATCTGAGTTTATACCGGAAAACACAACCGGTTTTATGTGTCTGTTTTATCTTCTCTAACAGTGTTGTGTGACAGATATTTGATTTGGAACCTTCCTGTTATAAAGCTGTGTATTATTGTGATTTTCCCAGCTGTTGGAGGCTGTGGACagtgattgattgactgattgacagTGACTGTCATATTTGCAGCAATCACAGACACATTTGAACAGAAATGCACAAACACCTAGATTAGGCCTGTTTACTCATCTTTCACTCTGCCCCAAGGTATGACGAGGAGAAGGGTACAAACAAATTTGCATGCATGAGGTAAATCCCCTAACCTGCCTGTTTGAATTAGTTGGTTATTAGTTGGAAAATGTCTCCAATGCTTCTGTGAAGTTTTCTCATGCTGGGACTAACCTTTGACTGACCTTTGGCTGTCTTCTTACCCAACATAAACGTATTGATTTTCTTATTGCTCTAAAGTCTGCTGTGCAGCCTTTTCCTGTAACTTGGTTTGTTTTACCTCTCTGTATGAAGCTTCTGTAATCACAAAGTTGGACAACTTCAcatacaaagcaaaacaaaaccagTTCCCTTTTCAGATAGACTAGACTCCACAGCTAAAACACTGTTCTCTCAGCATAAATATGAGAAGTGATATGTGTGTGGCCTAATTGCCACACAGCTTACTTATACAGTAACACTTTTGGAGCAATTACATGTGGTAAAAGATTGAATTAATTGACCTTCAGGGTATTTCTGTTTTGGGTGActgaaaaacaacttttgtgTGATGTTAAGAGCTTGTTTAAAGGAAAACCCAACACTAAAAGGCCAAGGTGGGGCCATTGTGGTGCCCTAGGTGAGACTATATTTACTCAGGGCTCTCAAGTCTCAGGCATTGAGACACACCTTTCAAAAaaattcacacactcacacatggcAATTCTCACACAGAGAAAATTATTAACTTTCCTAAAGccgtctggaattagcgacctatcagccaatcagaaaatagaatttcttgttGCCGGGTGTGGTCTGAGGTTCAGCTGCAAGCACGCGTTCCAAGAAGTCACGGTGGATGTAAACTATGCTTTGAATGTGAAGAGTAgagagctggaggtggaggagagccGTCAGAAGAGAGAACAACATCCACTGTTCAAGGGGCACAAAGTGCTAAACACACCCAGACAGACACAACCCTGGAACAGACCAGGCAggagcaaacacagacagactgacaaagacaaaggagagCGGGTGACAGGTCAGAAGAatcagggcaggtaatcaacagaGGCAAACACCGGAAGTACAGCaaagttttcaaaataaaattacagTGGAAATGCGGAAATACAGTGAGCTATTCAAACGCTACAGATGCGCAAAGATTGTGACTTTTTTAGTTATTTGTTATATTGTATATCTTGTATTTTACAGAATACGTACACAGGTCTACGTACACAGAAAACCGGGAGGCTACCATAGACCTATCAGTGATTATTACATTTAGGTGGAGCTCGCGTGCATAAAACCAagaggggttagggttagggttaaggAGGATCTGCTCATGTCTTAGATTGTACCTTAATAACTGGGCTGAATGTTGCTCGTAGATGTTTTTCTCTCGTCAGCTAACTGCTCAGAGTAAGCATTGCTCCTCTGTCCAGTTTGGCGTTCACTTTAGTTTATTGGCGAGCGTTCACGTTCTTTTACCTGTTTCCAGGtagatcttcttcttcttctttggtttaAGGCAGGCTAGCTGGTAAATCAGCGCCGCCCAGCGGCTCCATTTAACAGACAGCAGTCACAGAAAGCTGATGATAGCTGAGCAAGTAGTCCCGCGTTAATATCACATAGGTTGAATTACATCCATAGGCATCCATTCAGCTAACTTGACACCTCAGACTTTGTATTGGTGCGAGGTGCAGGTGTTAAATAGGAAAGTGATCTGAATGGGATCCTCTTACATTtatacagtggtggaggaagtactgaagcttggtacttaagtaaaagtacaaataaccagcaaaatatatacttaagtaaaagtagaagtgctacatcaacaatcctacttgagtaaaagtcttaagtacttacttttaaatgtacttaaggtattaaaagtaaaagtactcatgcactgaatatatatatatttgattttcattgcaaaggatatgaacaggttaaaataatcaaagaaatcatcttaaaaataaaaatggacgATGTGTACTGGACCGGTAGTTAATTTAAATGATCAATACAGACATGTCGGAAAtgtacccagaagcagctatggacaggtctgtgtgtcatgaggcaggctgtgggcatcaagtgaacagagaggctggtattAAAAAACAGGCACTCACCATTTTTAccgtgtaagtattcctgctttagattaatgttataATTAATGTTAAtaagacattaatggatggatttgtgttagcagacagtagctaactagttagctaactgagccagtgcACCGTCATCATGATGGCTCATTAtcgaaacacagctggcagcgtgacaccacctccatgcagagtctgacctcacatcagtccagcacagctgtatgaactgtatttataaatgtacttgtaactacagtcattgtaaaatttgtagtggagtagaaagtacagataatagctgcaaaaatgtactggagtaaaagtataaagtgtgcactattatttttacttaagtaaagtataaatacatagaaatgtacttaagtacagtaacgaagtacaaatacttagttacattccaccactgcatgtatatgttatatatatatatatctgtaagTATGTCTTTATAGGACTCTGCTGAAGAATACATGTCATATTTCAACAGACACTTTCCCCAAATATGTAATTTAATTACAACTAAGAAGAAGAACCCGTGAGGCCGTGGCTCGAATCTTTGTGTCTTATCACTGAGCATGTTTAAAAACTACAGATCTGGACCCAGCACTAATTATGTAAAACGTTGAAATGTTTAAGGCACCCCATTTCATTTACTTTTAACCATTTTGTGCTGAAAtgcttgttttcattttttttataaatatatttgtCCTTCTCTGGCAGTGTTGACATAAGTTATACTAATCAAGCACTTGCATGTGTAGTGAGGACACAGCCACCCTGTTACTTGGTAA
The genomic region above belongs to Parambassis ranga chromosome 9, fParRan2.1, whole genome shotgun sequence and contains:
- the LOC114440865 gene encoding protein prune homolog 2-like isoform X7, with the protein product MEEYLRRVQIRLGEDILEGPIHAVLGGPDPDVDTVAATLCLALHHNQKEPSGRVCVPVLCGQPSDTVLPKETVKYLQRVRICESLLVWREDIDLVKLHHTGNLSLTLLRDGLLNSSEYRSLESSILQVVHHDGQQDAGDDGAMSAATTVAREILQEAAEHIRATLGEILGEALRLQRDTLWVKHGRQSAQLEELIRSLEQWSHVTVGQHDEMKLQDLMQLLSVELKEFSDGEMTVALTLLTTDKEDWHDYVDGLKSLSHRHGCNGLVVLLSISDTVHHPRQQVAVYSNNTDLLNQICSELEESSSWSLSGELEAPENLQVYHIPINTATSSGTPPLLEEEIRGILKDFMDRRSSVLACHPSSRTSSTEGVAGSVEFSQGSSGINDMDGSDIERADGGNGDVVAIARVMADTEEDPGGGGVSAGGELVSPDSGMTTIRSSRSSKESSVFLSDDSPVGEIIASGGSAAGPGGLFLRNPSPLGLLSLSPPVPPERRKHRSSRNRSDNFDLFSFDPLHSSDQSMPAGEEATNSGERGDEAERRAGSSSLSELDELSLLDFSATNSLGGLGSGGSSADHHGQLHGNELIDTVVPPTPVNSLVGSRPPSSCGVRFFPEDVVERINGLQHKDSVSSSLSETWDELGFDTHGALSSSDNNTFNRLRDSESPLNIVEDMRGKDSVSDMTEREKREENGHQTRKTLEPQLSLITEQTESHDNWNPGSLRQDQFNTVTLADLQLTPPEDDVARKYQAAVTGGKDRTSSLSKKKTILNTLTPDTSKEEDEGLQGKKGGQQKDLLDFWTYSAQKGFLKSDSGTTTSYPESLDMWNMTIRDDSLSPLTTPDNLSDTSGSFCGMTSNIRSGTSVESPLGYSAVGMEMWNTTIQEDSSSTVTSPEGPENAKDLSHMGSLDGSDAFEAQASKKEENVKVKEEQEEVGWRGNETNVKIVIEAVEGLTQGEETGDEHMQSVQEQPDAETYQGSDMWDLSVHGMVTSTSEYDNVGAGTWSQTSSPDTYSSPIVDLIQLEAQSSPFIAVAKPMHTDERYTQYQTAEDAECRNINPDQDPPANQVFLFGGTSEHGHMNRSLGGSVESKYGNEDRQGSAEADWIEQHAEHSPFVLVENNFTQIQADQSLHQPDPATSSQDLPNRRAGKSTNEQQEEANKNNSVNVEDKITEAMSLSSSPGGERDKLHSPDGLHTGSQDKLESSSDGDSFSGLEMEYIIVSGTVKETKKECNYKQDERQSKVTRKPMETFSMLSYAAKVLQSQAQTAHHQVRGADSIEDHMVPETVPPSRSKSNSETFHQPDSRPPSSSQTQVENDNESTMVARSVSPSLRYPSDHFLKTREEVYVHSQISMEDSDEGGQSPSAHPPCPASLGDFQVWGDQLVRQDTSQTTSAPQSPALTNSSASCSSSLIGTPISEVCTSTDKGLGLPFSGDLMEEENNEEEQEETDMGQSEREEKQQLASYDLLSFTEDLTGVSSFQQRHLGTHEPKMEEHQQNRAEYYDEQPLRRDNRDGWAIEQQAGDPEASQDSYSAVIRRHQDVTLQLSSQPPNEIATYQWTGSENTTQGQTQYGYNYHHIDQRTENQCMYTACADNKSSSMQSTADVYAEFTTDATAAQYRSEQTRNYFQSGDNAQYSMDDAGVKSQYDSVSTSELHYPHCPSDSQYEPEHYQYDGQSFYQSGVQQETEDHARYVPEGYVHFLLSRHSQQGAGAAGTMMKMASSEEAAEEMDNREDQPSSADVSAGSNQRRKLAAPPMNVSLDRSEGSLLSEDALDTEDEALDTGDELDVNIDELDTPDEGDSLEFNRPVDSEESNLGAGAASTEHRDHRADEEGRDGRLWRTVVIGEQEHRIDMKCIEPYKRVISHGGYYAEQNAIIVFAACFLPDSDCDNYNYVMENLFLYVISTLELMVAEDYMIVYLNGATPRRRMPGFTWMKRCYQMIDRRLKKNLKMFIIVHPSWFIRTLLGITRPFISSKFSSKIKYVNSLRELGEIIPMEYVHIPPSILKLDAELQDTAAK
- the LOC114440865 gene encoding protein prune homolog 2-like isoform X6, giving the protein MEEYLRRVQIRLGEDILEGPIHAVLGGPDPDVDTVAATLCLALHHNQKEPSGRVCVPVLCGQPSDTVLPKETVKYLQRVRICESLLVWREDIDLVKLHHTGNLSLTLLRDGLLNSSEYRSLESSILQVVHHDGQQDAGDDGAMSAATTVAREILQEAAEHIRATLGEILGEALRLQRDTLWVKHGRQSAQLEELIRSLEQWSHVTVGQHDEMKLQDLMQLLSVELKEFSDGEMTVALTLLTTDKEDWHDYVDGLKSLSHRHGCNGLVVLLSISDTVHHPRQQVAVYSNNTDLLNQICSELEESSSWSLSGELEAPENLQVYHIPINTATSSGTPPLLEEEIRGILKDFMDRRSSVLACHPSSRTSSTEGVAGSVEFSQGSSGINDMDGSDIERADGGNGDVVAIARVMADTEEDPGGGGVSAGGELVSPDSGMTTIRSSRSSKESSVFLSDDSPVGEIIASGGSAAGPGGLFLRNPSPLGLLSLSPPVPPERRKHRSSRNRSDNFDLFSFDPLHSSDQSMPAGEEATNSGERGDEAERRAGSSSLSELDELSLLDFSATNSLGGLGSGGSSADHHGQLHGNELIDTVVPPTPVNSLVGSRPPSSCGVRFFPEDVVERINGLQHKDSVSSSLSETWDELGFDTHGALSSSDNNTFNRLRDSESPLNIVEDMRGKDSVSDMTEREKREENGHQTRKTLEPQLSLITEQTESHDNWNPGSLRQDQFNTVTLADLQLTPPEDDVARKYQAAVTGGKDRTSSLSKKKTILNTLTPDTSKEEDEGLQGKKGGQQKDLLDFWTYSAQKGFLKSDSGTTTSYPESLDMWNMTIRDDSLSPLTTPDNLSDTSGSFCGMTSNIRSGTSVESPLGYSAVGMEMWNTTIQEDSSSTVTSPEGPENAKDLSHMGSLDGSDAFEAQASKKEENVKVKEEQEEVGWRGNETNVKIVIEAVEGLTQGEETGDEHMQSVQEQPDAETYQGSDMWDLSVHGMVTSTSEYDNVGAGTWSQTSSPDTYSSPIVDLIQLEAQSSPFIAVAKPMHTDERYTQYQTAEDAECRNINPDQDPPANQVFLFGGTSEHGHMNRSLGGSVESKYGNEDRQGSAEADWIEQHAEHSPFVLVENNFTQIQADQSLHQPDPATSSQDLPNRRAGKSTNEQQEEANKNNSVNVEDKITEAMSLSSSPGGERDKLHSPDGLHTGSQDKLESSSDGDSFSGLEMEYIIVSGTVKETKKECNYKQDERQSKVTRKPMETFSMLSYAAKVLQSQAQTAHHQVRGADSIEDHMVPETVPPSRSKSNSETFHQPDSRPPSSSQTQVENDNESTMVARSVSPSLRYPSDHFLKTREEVYVHSQISMEDSDEGGQSPSAHPPCPASLGDFQVWGDQLVRQDTSQTTSAPQSPALTNSSASCSSSLIGTPISEVCTSTDKGLGLPFSGDLMEEENNEEEQEETDMGQSEREEKQQLASYDLLSFTEDLTGVSSFQQRHLGTHEPKMEEHQQNRAEYYDEQPLRRDNRDGWAIEQQAGDPEASQDSYSAVIRRHQDVTLQLSSQPPNEIATYQWTGSENTTQGQTQYGYNYHHIDQRTENQCMYTACADNKSSSMQSTADVYAEFTTDATAAQYRSEQTRNYFQSGDNAQYSMDDAGVKSQYDSVSTSELHYPHCPSDSQYEPEHYQYDGQSFYQSGVQQETEDHARYVPEGYVHFLLSRHSQQGAGAAGTMMKMASSEEAAEEMDNREDQPSSADVSAGSNQRRKLAAPPMNVSLDRSEGSLLSEDALDTEDEALDTGDELDVNIDELDTPDEGDSLEFNRPVDSEESNLGAGAASTEHRDHRADEEGRDGRLWRTVVIGEQEHRIDMKCIEPYKRVISHGGYYAEQNAIIVFAACFLPDSDCDNYNYVMENLFLYVISTLELMVAEDYMIVYLNGATPRRRMPGFTWMKRCYQMIDRRLKKNLKMFIIVHPSWFIRTLLGITRPFISSKFSSKIKYVNSLRELGEIIPMEYVHIPPSILKLDAELQDTAAKVDKGHTTV